A single genomic interval of Anopheles darlingi chromosome X, idAnoDarlMG_H_01, whole genome shotgun sequence harbors:
- the LOC125955955 gene encoding epimerase family protein SDR39U1, with protein sequence MSHVVIGGGTGFIGRRLAKTLLAEGYEVTTISRMPGVKHISWHELEKEGLPSGTTAVVNLAGQNVLDPTRRWTAGFKQNVWNSRINTTAACARAIERATIKPSVFVNISGVSHYAPGAQKHTEASPVSEYDFMSRLCTEWERAATLSDNSICRVVRIRSGVVLGRDGGMIRSLILPFWFGLGGPVGDGRHDLPWIHLQDLCGLIRFAIEKPEVSGVLNGVAPQLATNADFTKAFASALFRPAFFPMPLFALNLVFAEERAVLLTNGAKVVPQRVLEYGFRYQYPDLATACKEVAHLF encoded by the exons ATGTCGCACGTTGTGATAG GCGGTGGAACCGGATTCATCGGGCGCCGGCTAGCCAAGACGCTGCTGGCCGAGGGCTACGAGGTGACGACGATCTCGCGGATGCCGGGCGTGAAGCACATCAGCTGGCAcgagctggagaaggaggGTTTGCCGAGCGGTACGACGGCGGTCGTCAATCTGGCCGGCCAGAACGTACTCGATCCGACGCGCCGCTGGACGGCCGGTTTCAAGCAGAACGTGTGGAACTCGCGCATCAACACGACCGCCGCCTGTGCCCGGGCGATCGAGCGGGCCACGATCAAACCGAGCGTCTTCGTCAACATCTCGGGCGTCAGCCATTACGCACCCGGCGCTCAGAAGCACACCGAAGCGTCCCCGGTGTCGGAGTACGACTTTATGTCGCGCCTTTGCACCGAATGGGAACGGGCCGCCACCCTATCGGACAACTCGATCTGCCGCGTCGTGCGCATCCGGAGCGGTGTCGTGCTCGGCCGGGACGGTGGCATGATCCGGTCCCTCATCCTGCCGTTCTGGTTCGGGCTCGGTGGTCCGGTCGGTGACGGTCGGCACGATCTGCCCTGGATACACCTGCAGGATCTGTGCGGATTGATCCGGTTCGCGATCGAGAAACCGGAGGTGTCGGGGGTGCTGAACGGAGTCGCACCTCAGCTTGCCACCAATGCTGACTTTACCAAGGCGTTTGCGTCGGCCCTCTTTCGGCCTGCCTTCTTCCCGATGCCACTCTTTGCGCTTAATCTAGTGTTTGCCGAGGAACGGGCTGTCCTGCTGACCAACGGTGCCAAGGTGGTTCCGCAGCGCGTCCTCGAGTATGGTTTCCGCTACCAGTACCCGGATCTGGCGACGGCCTGCAAGGAGGTGGCTCACCTGTTCTAG
- the LOC125955809 gene encoding nudC domain-containing protein 1: protein MRYTELRPDPQLLKPNYGGFKLSLDTVPVLRTELPPAQRPHRVRPNAHRQYSYLHARLFGLQNHLVRDPWASADGACLYYVDVSGTVQRVQYRPSAGRLSPSCPVYRFTLPSTTATTDTSDPYNVSLVFASERLCLLADGHGTISVLQTGDRNTTTATTPWVAESVRSADPGEDANRLLPAAGSVLLDARLIQPPDGSGQQQLLHCIALQVDQLPAKPSETVLHWFTLELESGPAGGGGGGGGCWTVRSSCQLRSAGYPRYCTLDHDCTGLLVASDKPFTFTEDTEYPITEPDRSEEPANGPEPAMMLDGSAGLSWSQTMVDIRICCSKQDGTSWQLATGETAFQLTANGKLVLTGTQLFAATSGTPSTHETDTTLELVLEKAEKETVWPRLYEGGPEETIVAGPDADLPPAPDLEAMLEECDYGDGGEGSEEQYFTLERLDRRLHRVTDRASLGSQPPLFAMRLQPAAPAAIVVRHHVDACVWQPATEATGTDTGAWNLRHEGTLHTFGYVQASKRQQKYLAASPDLGYATICESERMVSIYRLNYGGGGGAVLRRRHGPQVSVGQQHLIFLEDTTEILGVCCESEAIVLLLEDALVTLQLTIEE, encoded by the coding sequence ATGCGGTACACCGAGCTGCGACCGGATCCGCAGCTACTGAAACCGAACTACGGTGGGTTTAAGCTATCGCTCGATACCGTACCGGTCCTGCGGACCGAACTCCCGCCGGCACAGCGACCACACCGGGTACGACCGAACGCTCACCGGCAGTACTCGTACCTACACGCACGCCTGTTCGGTCTCCAGAACCATCTCGTGCGCGATCCGTGGGCTAGCGCGGACGGGGCCTGTCTCTACTACGTCGATGTGTCCGGTACGGTGCAGCGCGTCCAGTACCGGCCCTCTGCCGGTCGGCTGTCCCCGAGCTGTCCCGTCTATCGGTTCACTTtgccatcaacaacagcaacaaccgacacGTCCGATCCGTACAATGTTTCGCTCGTGTTCGCCTCGGAACGGCTCTGCCTGCTGGCCGATGGTCACGGTACGATCAGCGTACTGCAGACGGGCGACCGGaatacgacgacggcgacgacgcccTGGGTAGCGGAGTCCGTGCGCTCGGCGGACCCCGGAGAAGATGCGAACCGATTGCTGCCAGCCGCCGGTAGCGTACTGCTCGATGCACGCCTCATCCAGCCACCGGACGGctccggacagcagcagctgctacacTGTATCGCGCTGCAGGTCGACCAACTCCCAGCGAAACCCTCCGAGACGGTGCTACACTGGTTcacgctcgagctcgagtccggtccggccggtggcggcggcggcggcggcggctgctggaCCGTACGTTCGAGCTGTCAGCTGCGTAGCGCTGGTTATCCCCGGTACTGCACCCTCGATCACGACTGTACGGGACTGCTGGTGGCCAGCGATAAACCGTTCACCTTCACCGAGGACACCGAGTATCCGATCACCGAGCCGGACCGGAGCGAAGAACCGGCAAACGGGCCCGAGCCAGCGATGATGCTGGATGGTTCCGCCGGGCTCAGCTGGAGCCAAACCATGGTCGACATTAGaatctgctgcagcaaacagGACGGCACCAGCTGGCAGCTGGCCACTGGCGAAACGGCCTTCCAGCTAACGGCGAACGGGAAACTGGTGCTGACCGGAACGCAACTGTTTGCCGCCACCAGCGGAACACCGAGCACACACGAGACGGACACGACcctggagctggtgctggagaaAGCGGAGAAGGAGACGGTGTGGCCCCGGCTGTACGAGGGTGGACCGGAGGAAACGATTGTCGCCGGGCCGGACGCCGATTTACCGCCGGCGCCCGATCTGGAGGCGATGCTCGAGGAGTGTGATTACGGTGATGGCGGGGAGGGCAGTGAGGAGCAGTATTTTACGTTGGAACGGTTGGATCGCCGGCTGCATCGCGTCACCGACCGGGCGTCACTCGGTAGCCAGCCACCGCTGTTTGCGATGCGCCTGCAACCGGCGGCAccggccgccatcgtcgtgcgCCATCATGTGGATGCTTGCGTTTGGCAACCGGCCACGGAGGCCACCGGTACCGATACCGGGGCCTGGAATCTGCGGCACGAGGGCACCCTGCACACGTTCGGGTACGTGCAGGCGTCGAAACGGCAGCAAAAGTATCTGGCCGCGTCGCCGGATCTCGGTTACGCGACCATCTGTGAGTCGGAGCGGATGGTTTCGATCTACCGGTTGAActatggcggtggcggcggtgccgTGCTGCGCCGTCGCCATGGACCGCAGGTTTCGGTGGGTCAGCAGCATCTGATCTTCCTGGAGGATACGACCGAGATACTGGGTGTTTGCTGTGAGAGCGAggcgatcgtgctgctgctcgaggatGCCCTCGTCACGCTGCAGCTCACGATCGAAGAGTGA